A single genomic interval of Juglans regia cultivar Chandler chromosome 1, Walnut 2.0, whole genome shotgun sequence harbors:
- the LOC108990484 gene encoding uridylate kinase, whose product MAISNSFVPLLSSVSICSSSSSSSSSSWSSSFSSLTPFKLHYPGWMLSNRSSNGRLVIQCSSSEISPTPDAMNMRQPQVSSMASFGVTMNDFGSSKPSYKWRRVLLKVSGEALAGDGMQNIDPKITMSIAREVAAVTRLGIEVAIVVGGGNIFRGSSWAGSSGLDRSSADYIGMLATVMNAIFLQATMESIGIPTRVQTAFRMSEVAEPYIRRRAVRHLEKGRVVIFAAGTGNPFFTTDTAAALRCAEISAEVVLKATNVDGVYDDDPRRNPNARLLDTLAYNEVTSKHLSVMDMTAITLCEENNIPVVVFNLSKTGNISRAIKGEKVGTLIGGTWNSMVART is encoded by the exons ATGGCAATCTCCAACTCCTTCGTTCCCCTTCTTTCTTCCGTTAGCATTTGttcctcttcctcatcttcGTCTTCGTCATCATGGTCGTCTTCTTTCTCATCTCTGACCCCTTTCAAGCTCCATTACCCTGGTTGGATGTTGAGTAATAGGAGCTCAAATGGGCGGTTAGTTATTCAGTGTTCTTCTTCTGAAATATCTCCCACACCAGACGCCATGAATATGAG GCAGCCTCAGGTGTCATCTATGGCTTCTTTTGGAGTGACAATGAATGATTTTGGCAGTTCCAAACCATCATATAAATGGCGAAGAGTATTGCTCAAAGTGAGTGGAGAAGCACTTGCAGGAGATGGCATGCAAAATATCGATCCGAAG ATTACAATGTCCATTGCAAGGGAAGTTGCAGCTGTGACTCGCCTTGGCATTGAG GTTGCGATTGTTGTTGGAGGGGGGAACATCTTCCGTGGGTCATCCTGGGCAGGAAGTAGTGGCCTGGACCGTTCGTCTGCTGATTACATTGG gatgtTAGCAACTGTTATGAATGCAATATTTCTTCAAGCGACAATGGAGAGTATTGGCATCCCTACTCGGGTGCAGACTGCTTTTCGCATGTCTGAAGTTGCAGAGCCATATATACGTCGAAGGGCTGTGAGGCATTTGGAAAAAGGAAGGGTTGTGATTTTTGCAGCTGGAACTGGAAATCCATTCTTCACTACAGACACTGCTGCAGCCCTGCGTTGTGCGGAAA TTAGTGCTGAGGTTGTGCTGAAAGCTACAAATGTTGATGGGGTCTATGATGATGACCCAAGGCGTAACCCAAATGCTCGTCTGCTTGATACTCTAGCTTACAATGAGGTGACTTCCAAACACCTCTCAGTGATGGACATGACAGCCATTACTTTGTGCGAGGAAAATAACATTCCAG TTGTTGTCTTCAATCTAAGCAAAACGGGTAACATCTCAAGAGCCATAAAGGGAGAGAAGGTTGGCACATTGATTGGAGGGACATGGAACTCAATGGTGGCAAGGACATGA
- the LOC108990478 gene encoding uncharacterized protein LOC108990478, which translates to MNSSTLNLTDLSNLNNPYRLETSDNPGTLLITEHLTTENYSTWSKSIQRALRVKNKLGFLDGTIDKLASTSALLLSLWERCNYMLVSWLQNAISLPLRPSIAFVDNTRKLRLELQDRFSPQNGLRIYELKKTLANLSQEADTISIYYGKLKSI; encoded by the coding sequence ATGAATTCTTCTACTCTCAACCTTACCGATCTCAGCAATCTAAACAACCCATACCGACTAGAAACTTCTGATAATCCTGGTACGCTTCTGATCACCGAACACCTCACAACCGAGAATTACTCCACTTGGTCCAAATCCATTCAACGAGCACTTCGGGTAAAGAATAAACTCGGATTTCTTGATGGAACCATTGACAAACTTGCCTCTACCTCCGCACTCCTTCTCTCATTGTGGGAACGATGCAACTATATGCTTGTGTCCTGGCTTCAAAATGCTATTAGTCTACCACTTCGTCCATCGATTGCATTTGTTGATAATACTCGTAAGTTGAGGCTTGAATTGCAGGACCGTTTCTCCCCTCAAAATGGTCTTCGTATATATGAATTGAAGAAAACACTTGCCAATTTGTCGCAAGAAGCAGATACGATAAGCATCTACTATGGGAAACTTAAATCCATCTGA